From a region of the Micropterus dolomieu isolate WLL.071019.BEF.003 ecotype Adirondacks linkage group LG21, ASM2129224v1, whole genome shotgun sequence genome:
- the nkx2.7 gene encoding NK2 transcription factor related 7, with the protein MHPSSTTTTPFSVKDILKLEHRHDFENEFLMTDQVVPMHYQHVHGASRSGELFDCQPEPCVSGMQEKLDAHNSAAEETNEQEMICGLDSSPDCDKNSKSRPRLRRKPRVLFSQPQVSELERRFRQQRYLSAPEREHLAHILKLTSTQVKIWFQNRRYKCKRQRQDKSLELVGYPPAPRRVAVPVLVRDGMLCSAGSHSAPYNVTLGHYNPVFAYGNSSMYGCSYHSVSPAPGVTAAQMSNNQLGDFTGNSEGPFNHGHFQASLQGVGSW; encoded by the exons ATGCATCCCAGTTCAACCACTACGACACCTTTTTCAGTGAAGGATATTTTGAAGCTGGAGCACCGCcatgattttgaaaatgaattcTTGATGACTGATCAAGTTGTTCCGATGCATTATCAGCACGTGCACGGTGCGTCCCGGAGCGGGGAATTGTTTGACTGCCAACCTGAGCCGTGCGTCTCTGGGATGCAGGAGAAGCTCGATGCCCACAActcagcagcagaggagacaaATGAGCAGG AGATGATATGCGGTCTTGACAGTTCACCTGATTGTGACAAAAACTCAAAAAGCAGACCCAGGCTGCGCAGGAAGCCCCGGGTCCTCTTCTCCCAACCCCAAGTGTCGGAGCTGGAGAGGCGCTTCAGACAGCAGCGCTACCTGTCCGCCCCTGAGAGAGAACACCTGGCCCACATCCTCAAACTCACCTCCACACAGGTCAAAATCTGGTTTCAGAACAGGAGGTACAAATGCAAGCGCCAAAGGCAGGATAAGTCTCTGGAGCTGGTGGGGTATCCACCTGCGCCGAGGAGGGTGGCGGTGCCGGTGCTGGTGCGGGACGGGATGCTCTGCAGCGCAGGTTCACATTCAGCACCATATAATGTGACTCTTGGACATTATAATCCTGTGTTTGCATACGGAAACAGCAGCATGTATGGCTGCAGTTATCACAGTGTGTCACCTGCACCCGGTGTGACTGCCGCTCAGATGTCCAATAACCAGCTGGGTGATTTTACAGGTAACAGCGAGGGGCCCTTTAACCACGGACACTTCCAGGCTTCATTACAGGGTGTAGGAAGCTGGTGA